The Mesoterricola silvestris sequence CGGTGAACTCCATGCTCTCCCACTGGCCGCCGTTGCCCATGGGTTCGTTCTCGGGGGTCACGGCCCAGATGGGCACGCCGGCGTCCCGGTAGGCCTGGAGGTAGCGCACCATGTAGCGCGCGAAGGTGTCGTGGTGGCGGGGCAGGAGGGTGCCGCCGCGGCCGGCGCCGTAGAAGTCCTGGTTGTCCTTCATCCAGGCTGGGGCGGTCCAGGGGCTGGCGACGATCCTCAGGGCCGGCTCCCGGGCCAGGGCGTCCTTCACCAGGGGCAGGAGGGCGTAGGCGGGGTCCCGGGCGCCCTTGAAGCCGCGGGTGTCGGGGGCGATGGAGAAGTGGGCCAGGGCCTCGTCCCCGGCCACGTCGTCGTAGGAGAAGCGGCCCTCCACACTGAAGTCGCAGGCGCCCACGGGAACCCGGGCCAGGGTGAAGCCGGCGCCTCCGGGGCCGAAGAACCGGTCCAGGACCTGGCCGCGGGAGGCTTCGGGCAGCTGGGCCAGGACCCAGGCCGAGGCTTCCGTGAGGGCGCCGCCGATGCCCTCCAGGGTCTGGCGAAGGTCGCCGGGATGGATGTCCACCAGCGTGCCGCGCACGGGCGCGCCCCGGCGCAGCCGGGGCGGGGGCAGCTCCCGCAGGCGCTCTCCGGCGGCGCTGGTCTGGACGAAGGGGGCCGGGGGCGCCGCCAGGGCCAGCAGAAGGACCGCGGCGGGGATCATTCCCGGACCCGCAGCGGGTCGGCCCAGGGCCCGTCGTACAGGAACCTGCGGGCGGTGAGGGTCTTCACGAACTTGCCGAAGCGCACATCCACGCCGCCGAAGACGGACAGGACGGCGCAGCCCGCGGGGGGCCGGTACGCGTCGGCCACGGGGGCGCCGGGGGCGATGGGGCGGGTGCGGGTCTCCCCGGGCTCCCAGCCCTTGTGGGGGGAGAAGGCGTAGCGCAGGCCGCCGTCCACCTTGAAGGGGCCGGTGGGGCCCAGGCGGAAGGTGACGGGCACCTCCCGGGCGCCCCGGAGGCCGTCCACGCCGGTGGCGAGCTCCAGGCGGGGCCATTCCACGGGATCCTTGCCGGTGAGCACCACGAGGGTCTCCCACTTGAGGACCCGGCCCGCGGCGTCCAGGGCCTCCACCACCAGCTCCCGGTCCGTGAGGCCCTCCCCGGGGAAGCGCACCTCCCCCGTGGCGCGGCCCCGGGCGTCGGGCACGGCCTCCAGCAGGACCCGGTCCCGGAACACCACCCGGATTCGCTTCACCGCGGGCTGGCAGTGGGCCTCCAGGGGCACGGTCTCCCGGTAGAAGGCGTGGTTCCGGGGGGAGGCCACCAGGGCCAGGTTGTACTGGGCCAGGGCGTACCAGGCGGGGCGGGGGTGGCCGGCGGCGTCCTTGAGGGAGCCGAAGCCCAGCATGCCGAACCATTCCTCCGCCTCGTCGTCGTGCACGGCGGGATTGCCGGCCTTCCACCAGCCGTCCGCGTAGTAGAAGGGGCACAGGCCCGTGCCGCCGGCGTCCAGGAAATCCCGGTAGTACCGGGTCATGGCCTCGGCCTGCTGGCCCAGGGTGTTGCCGCCGTAGAGGCCCTCGCCCTTGCGGGACACGGAGCGGCCGAATTCCGTCAGGAGGGCGGGCTTGCCGTCGGTGCCCGCGAGCATGCGCTGGGCCTCGGCGAAGCCGTGGGTGAAGTTGGCGCTGTCCCGGTAGTCGTAGGCGTTGCGCCCCCGCACGTCGAAGAGCCCCATGTCCACCCATTCGGTGATGGCGGCATTGCCCGAGATCGTCACGGGCACCCCGGGGTGCAGCTCGTGGATGAGCGCCGTGGCGCGGGCCCACAGGTCCCGGGTGGCCGCGGCGCCCACCTTGCGGATGTGCTCGGGCATGGGCTCGTTCATGATGAGGTACGTGATCACGCAGTCGTAGGCGCGGGTGTAGGCCAGGGTGGAGCGGATGAGCTCCAGGTCCCGGGCCGCCACGGCGGGGTCGGCGAAGTCCTCGTCGGGCTTGAGCCAGATGCCGAACACGATCTTGAGGCCGGAGGCCTGCACCACTTTCAGCTCGGGTTCCGACATCTGGGACCAGGTGCGGATGGCGTTGAAGCCCGCGGCCTTGATGAGCTCCAGGTCCCGGCGCACCTGGTCCAGGTCCCTTCCGCGGGTCTCGTAGGGGGCCTCCCCGGGGCGGGCCCCGCTCTCGTAGCCCAGGGCGTTCACCAGGAAGCGGTGGCCGTCCAGGTGGTACCAGCCGTCCTTCAGTTCCAGTCCGGCCGCGGCGCAGGGCAGGGCCAGGGCAAGCAGGAGCCTTCGCATGGCGCCTCCTAGGAGCGGCGGTAGACCCGCACGTAGTCCACGTACATCTTCTGGGGCCAGGTGGTCGAGCCGGTGGGGCTCCCGGGCCAGTTGCCGCCCACGGCGACGTTCAGGATGAGGAAGAAGGGGTGGTCGAAGACCCACAGGCCGCCGCTGGGCAGATCCGCGGCGGCCCGGGTGGAGAAGAGCACGTCGTCCAGGTAGAACCGGATCTGGGTGCCCTCCCATTCCACGGCGTAGAGGTGGTAGTCGTCGGACAACTTGCCCGAGGCGAGGACCTTGCTCGCCGTGAGGCCGTTGGCGCCGGAATAGCCGGGGCCGTGCAGGGTGCTCCAGAGGGTGGAGGGCTGGCTGCCCACCACTTCCATGACGTCGATCTCGCCGCAGTTGGGCCAGCCGTTGGTGGCCACGTCGGTGCCCAGCATCCAGAAGGCGGGCCAGATGCCCGGACCGGTGGGGACCTTGATGCGGGCCTCGAAGCGGCCGCTGGACTGGGAGAAGAGGCCCTGGGTCTTGAGCCGGGCGGAGGTGTAGTTGCGGGTGATGCCGTCGGCGCCGGTGAAGGTTTCGGCCTGGGCGGTGACCACCAGGTTGCCGGACTGGATCTGGGCGTTGGCGGGGCGGCTGGTGTAGGTCTCCAGCTCGTTGTTGCCCCATCCGTTGCCGCCGGTGTCAAAGGCCCACTTGGCGGCGTCGGGGGCGCTGCCGTCGGCGCCGCTGAATTCGTCGCTCCAGCTCAGCAC is a genomic window containing:
- a CDS encoding glycoside hydrolase 5 family protein: MRRLLLALALPCAAAGLELKDGWYHLDGHRFLVNALGYESGARPGEAPYETRGRDLDQVRRDLELIKAAGFNAIRTWSQMSEPELKVVQASGLKIVFGIWLKPDEDFADPAVAARDLELIRSTLAYTRAYDCVITYLIMNEPMPEHIRKVGAAATRDLWARATALIHELHPGVPVTISGNAAITEWVDMGLFDVRGRNAYDYRDSANFTHGFAEAQRMLAGTDGKPALLTEFGRSVSRKGEGLYGGNTLGQQAEAMTRYYRDFLDAGGTGLCPFYYADGWWKAGNPAVHDDEAEEWFGMLGFGSLKDAAGHPRPAWYALAQYNLALVASPRNHAFYRETVPLEAHCQPAVKRIRVVFRDRVLLEAVPDARGRATGEVRFPGEGLTDRELVVEALDAAGRVLKWETLVVLTGKDPVEWPRLELATGVDGLRGAREVPVTFRLGPTGPFKVDGGLRYAFSPHKGWEPGETRTRPIAPGAPVADAYRPPAGCAVLSVFGGVDVRFGKFVKTLTARRFLYDGPWADPLRVRE
- a CDS encoding glycoside hydrolase family 16 protein, with amino-acid sequence MKTLTALPFALATLLLGCGGGSSSNGGTPPKPSGTWVLSWSDEFSGADGSAPDAAKWAFDTGGNGWGNNELETYTSRPANAQIQSGNLVVTAQAETFTGADGITRNYTSARLKTQGLFSQSSGRFEARIKVPTGPGIWPAFWMLGTDVATNGWPNCGEIDVMEVVGSQPSTLWSTLHGPGYSGANGLTASKVLASGKLSDDYHLYAVEWEGTQIRFYLDDVLFSTRAAADLPSGGLWVFDHPFFLILNVAVGGNWPGSPTGSTTWPQKMYVDYVRVYRRS